A genomic stretch from Malus domestica chromosome 15, GDT2T_hap1 includes:
- the LOC139191895 gene encoding uncharacterized protein produces MAFVLPTAGQQLRESLAAHATEVPSCITYPEVEDGSTFEIRHHMLEILPSFHGLSTDDPNMHLIEFLMGCKNILVRGFSAESIKLKIFPYTLKDGARKWLLTLPFGSITSWNQLSAAFLSKYYPASKTLDMRTQILTFAQKPNEAIHEAWERYKDLLRKCPHSGINGDTQMNLFYRGLNLTTKTLVNASCGGTYSDKNALQAYQLFENMATESQQWAIDIPQTRGVFEMSSGSPYVYAQMEKMEKKLENFVAKFDMLLQRMAAPMQQVAVQQPTAAACTICGITTHDFTSCPRRDAYPEHVTKQINAFNNYQRPRNDPYSNFYNPGWRDHPNFKWDRDQEVKPQFQQQIQQPAAQAKPSWEVAIEKLADHTKASFDATKQEIQKTNQNIQNIQATMKDLQQQMGQLSLQFSGREPKNFHNQTIPNPRGNANCNAVIILRCGKSYDNRDAENTKNSARTTRAAPVQPQTGSEIFAESAQPLDRSENTAVPAAETTEKSEQVYVPPMPYPERLKPHAKDQQLTDFMKTLAKVQINLPLIEAIKNIPSYAKFFKDVCTMKKKLVDFEKVILTEQWSAVLLQKLPPKKKDPESFTISCTIGNSDFKRALIDLGASINLMPFSVFQQLG; encoded by the coding sequence ATGGCATTTGTTCTACCAACAGCGGGACAACAACTAAGGGAATCCCTGGCAGCTCATGCTACAGAGGTGCCAAGCTGCATTACCTATCCTGAAGTTGAAGATGGGTCTACGTTTGAGATACGGCATCATATGTTAGAGATTTTGCCCTCTTTTCACGGTTTGTCAACAGATGATCCTAACATGCATCTAATTGAATTTCTGATGGGGTGCAAAAATATTTTGGTGAGAGGATTTTCAGCAGAATCtatcaaactcaaaatttttccGTACACTTTGAAGGATGGTGCAAGAAAATGGTTACTTACACTTCCATTTGGAAGCATTACTTCGTGGAACCAACTCAGTGCTGCGTTTTTAAGCAAATACTACCCAGCTTCAAAAACACTTGATATGCGCACTCAAATTTTAACATTTGCTCAGAAACCTAATGAAGCGATTCATGAAGCATGGGAACGTTATAAGGATTTGCTTAGGAAATGTCCACATTCAGGCATTAATGGTGACACTCAGATGAATTTATTTTACAGAGGGTTGAATTTGACTACTAAGACTCTTGTTAATGCTTCTTGTGGAGGAACATATTCAGACAAAAATGCACTGCAAGCGTATCAATTGTTTGAGAACATGGCGACAGAATCTCAACAATGGGCAATTGATATACCTCAGACCAGGGGTGTTTTTGAGATGTCCAGTGGCTCACCTTATGTATATGCACAAATGGAAAAGATGGAGAAAAAGTTAGAAAATTTTGTGGCAAAATTTGACATGCTTTTACAAAGAATGGCAGCACCTATGCAGCAGGTTGCTGTCCAGCAGCCTACTGCAGCAGCTTGTACCATTTGTGGCATCACAACACATGATTTTACAAGCTGCCCGCGTAGGGACGCATATCCGGAGCATGTTACAAAACAGATTAATGCATTCAATAATTATCAAAGGCCTAGGAATGATCCCTATTCAAATTTTTATAACCCGGGGTggagagatcacccaaatttcaagtgggaTAGAGATCAAGAGGTAAAACcacaatttcaacaacaaaTACAGCAACCTGCTGCTCAAGCTAAACCTTCTTGGGAagttgcaattgaaaaattggcAGATCACACTAAGGCAAGTTTTGATGCAACAAAACAAGAGATTCAGAAAACCAACCAAAACATTCAGAACATACAAGCAACAATGAAAGATCTACAACAACAAATGGGGCAGCTTTCACTCCAGTTTTCGGGCAGAGAACCGAAAAATTTTCACAACCAAACTATCCCGAATCCACGTGGCAATGCAAATTGTAATGCTGTCATAATATTGCGTTGTGGTAAAAGTTATGACAACCGTGATGcagaaaacacaaaaaacagTGCTAGAACTACACGGGCAGCAcctgtgcagccacaaacaggTTCTGAAATTTTTGCAGAATCTGCACAGCCACTTGACAGATCTGAAAATACTGCAGTACCTGCTGCAGAAACTACAGAAAAGTCCGAACAAGTTTATGTGCCACCTATGCCATATCCGGAAAGATTGAAGCCACATGCAAAAGATCAACAATTAACAGATTTCATGAAGACATTGGCTAAAGTTCAGATTAATCTACCATTAATTGAAGCAATCAAGAACATTCCCTCatatgccaagttttttaaaGATGTGTGCACAATGAAAAAGAAGCTTGTGGATTTCGAAAAAGTGATTCTCACAGAACAATGGAGTGCAGTTTTATTACAAAAACTGCCACCAAAGAAAAAAGATCCAGAGAGTTTTACAATTTCATGCACAATTGGAAATTCTGATTTTAAACGCGCTTTAATTGATTTGGGTGCTAGTATTAATTTAATGCCTTTCTCTGTTTTTCAGCAGCTGGGATAA